DNA from Haloplanus sp. HW8-1:
TGAGGCCGAAGTATGTCGAACGGTATTTTTCGCGAGCAGGAAGCAAGCCGTCGTGTTTCGCGTCGCCACACCCGACGAGGGCAGTTCGGCGAACGAGGAGACCACTTCGATCACTATCCTCACGGCCTCCACCGTCAGTCTGAATCGTCTCGATTGTGGTCTGTCTCGTTGGCATCTGTCGTCTCGGAGCGGCGTGAGTCACCCCCGCCACGAACCTGTGTGCATCAGTCGGTGCGATTTTGACACCCGCTGGGGATGAATCTACCTCCGCGGGACACTCAGCGTCATTAGTAATCGGGTGACTCTGATTGTACCTAGGATTCGCTTGATATGGGAGCCGGATTAATAGTGGACGTCGACTGGCGTCACGTAGAACGAGGTCTCGTCGTTCCCTGTATCATCGGTCGCAATCTCGTCGAGAAGTTGTTCGTATTCGGCTTGGCTCCGAATCGCGGTTCCGTATTCGTTGTAGAGGTAGTAGACCGGGCCGGCGTATTCACCGACAGAGTACATCGCATACCGGACGTCGATTGAGTAGGAGTCGATGAACTCCTCTTCGCTTCGGGTTGGGCCGAGAGGGTTCCACGGTTCGACGTCGGCTTTAATACGGGGGCTTTCGAGGAGTTCCTTGTCGGTGTACTCTTCGAATCCCTTGCGGATGACGGCCATTCTTCGAGCGAGTTCGCGAGTGGTTGATACCCAGGCGCCCTCGAGAAGATCGTTCCCGATCTCGGAGTCGGCACGAGCGGAGCCCTCTTCACGGAAGATGTCAGGGAGTGACTCGCTCCAGCGACCACCATCGGTCATGAGTGTGCCGTAGTCGAACGTCGGGTAGAGCGGCGCGTCAACGCCCTCAAAGAGGCCGTGGGCGATGCCGGTCGCGTCTTCGGCGTCGTAGGCTTCGGAGACGACTCTGATGAGCATGTGCATAATGAATTTGGTCAGGGGTAGAGGGCGAATGCGGTATCGTCGGCGTCGATGCCGAATATCGCGCCAGGAGCGTTTCCTTCGGGATCAGTAGATGGATAGAGGATCGTCCCGGACTCGAGTTCGAGAACGACTGTCGATTGCCAATCATGGGCTTGCCAGCCTTCGCGTTCAAGTTCTTCGCTGGTCATTTCACGAACGTCGGCGATGCGCTGTCCGGCGATATTGTCGTCTGTGGTGGATTCCATTTTGAGTGGGCCTCCACCGCGTGGGGGCCCGACAAACGAGCACGAGTTAGTCCGCCGCGTCCTCGTTCTCGTTTTGGGAGTGCTGCACGGGAATCTCGAATATGATGTGACTCTCCGTATCCGTGGTGAGTTCGTCCACCTCGGTCCAGGTGTACCAGGCTTCTTCGAGGAGATCGGTTCGGTTGGGTGTCTCGGAGATGGCGTAGACCGAGGCGCTAATGCCTTCGGTGGCGAAGCGAATATCGACGGTGAGTTGGTCGGTGTCGTCAGGTGAGACACCCATCTGACGGGTTTTGCTATCCGGGACATCGTCACTGCCGCTGTCCTGGTCGTCGAGATCGCCCCGGTAGCGGTGGGGGAGAACGTGGTCGGGGATATCGTTCTGCTCGATCACCGCGTCCTCCCGCTCATCGAGTGTCTCCGTCAGGTCCGTGAGCTTCTCCTCGGCTGTCTCGATTGCGGTCTTCTTCCGGGCGTAGGTCTCATCCATGAAGTGGTACTTCCGGGTGTCGTCGTAGAAACGGATGCCCTCCGACCGCTCCCGTCGCTTGGTCCCCAGTATACCGTAGCCCGCCAGATAGTCAGTCCGATACTCGGCATGGGTGTCACTCACGGTCTGCTCCCGGAGCCGAAAGCGCCCGATTGTTTCAGGCCAGTCGATATCTTCCTGCTCGGCCTGCTGTTCGGCCCGGTCGCGCTCCTCGGCCCGAACCTCCTTGATGTGCGGAACGAGTTCGTCGAGCGCGTCCTGGGCGCTCTCGTGGAACTGCCCGCTCCCGTCCCGCCGGGTCCCCACCGGGTCGACGTATTCGATGTCCCACTCACCGGCGCCGGATGAGACGTCGTCGTCCCGAAGCCACATTTCGGCCAAGTAGCCGTCCGGATGCTCAACGAGGATCGAGGGCTCTTGCTCGGCGTCCTCGTGCTCATCGACGATTGTCCAGTGTTCGGGAACGTCCAGAGAGTCAACGATCCCCTCCATGACCGTCTGTTCGGTCACACTCTCGACGCCCTCGAGCTCATCGACGTCGCCGCCGGCATCCTCGGTTGCCTGGGCATTGACGTCGATGGGGAGACCGTGGCGGGTGATTCCACGGGCCTTTAATTTCGGTATCGTTGTCCGGATCGATTTGGCCGAAGCGTCCCCGATTCCCGGCCACTCCGATAGGTCCTCGGTGTTATCTTCGACTTTCAGGACGTGACTGGCACCCGAACCCATCTCTTTGATCGAGTTGGCGACGTTTCCAGTGACTTCGAAGGCTCGAGTGATCGTGGAGGGGGTCCATGAGCCGTTGGCCAGCGCATCGAGCGCACTCTCCCGAGTTCCACCATCGAGGTATTCCGGGTCCTCGGTCGCCTGGCTGCCGGTGAGATCCGTCTGCCCCTCGATCACCTCGGAAGCGAGGCTGGCCTGCTCGCCGGGGTTAGCAGGCGGGTCGCACACGTCGTTTCGGTTGTCGACGAACTCGTCACTCCTGTCCACGACCTCTCCAGTGGAGTTCGTCGAATTGTTGCTACTCGCGTCGGTCGGCGGTGGTGAGGGCATTCTGTGGGCCTCCGCCGTGCGGGGGCCGGACAAATCGAGCCCTACGCAACATACGGACACCGACAGTTCGCACCGTAACGTAGGACCGGGCGACCGTTACGGCCGCTCGTCCACGACCTCGTCCCAGAGCCCTTCGTGGTATTCGACGTAGTTGCGCTCGGTCTGTGTCCGATATGCGAAAGTGCGCCCGTCTTCGTAGGTGACGATAATGGCCTGCTCGATGGGATAGTGGCCATCTTCGTCCTCGTAGTCCACTAGTTCTGCCCACTCATCGGGTGACCCAAGCGGATCGGGATCGCTGAGATCCCCTCCGTTGGCAACCCAGATCGGGTCATCCGGTTCTTTGACGGCGGGCTCGAGGCGTTCGATTGGCGTCTTCCCCTCGGCGGGCCACACTCCACGTTCCTCCCAGAATGCTCGCATCTCACGGAGGCTTCGACGGACAGTCCCACGGATGGTGAGGAAGTCAGCGTCTTGCCACCCGTCGCGTGACCAGGATTCGCCTTTGTAGGCGATACCCTGCGGGCCGTTCCAATCGAGACCGATGATGTCCGCAGGCGGGTCCGCTGTGAGATTCGGTTGGGTGAGCTCCTGGATGACGCGCCATTGCTTCGTCGGGCTGGCTCCAAGGAGATGCACACGGTGACCGCGCCAGTTGGCGATATCCGAGAAGTGCCACGCTTTGATGTTTGAACGCCCCATCGCGTATCCGAGGACGAGCGATTCCCCGGGGATATCAGCGTTGGCGACGATATCGATGGCCTCGCGACACTTCGGGACGATGATGATGGTCGCGTCTGGGTAGTCGGATTTGAGTTCGCGGGCGGCGTCGACAAACGTGTGTGCTTCCTCAGGAGTGCGGGCATCGCCAACGACACCGATTTCGGGCTCAACCTCACGGAAGCGGGTGAGATACCGATCGAGGTCGGGCCGATTGAAATCGTTGTCGAGCATGAGGATCGGGACGTCAACGTTGCGGAGATGGCTATCCTGAATCCGACAGTCCTCGCGAGCGCCGGTAACGAATCCGAGGGCGTATGCCTCAGTCGCAAACGGGGCTCGATGAAGGAACCCGATGTACTCGGCACGACGAGCGACTTCGATAGGGAGCGCGTCCTCTTCGCGTTCTCGTTCGGTGTTGCTGTCGGCCTCGATCTCGGACCGGTGGTCGGAATGCTCGCCTCCCGATGCCTGGTGTCTGTCCTCGAGTGTGTCAAGAGTCGCCGGCGAGAGGTACGTGGAGAGGTCGAGTTGGCCGTGGCCGATGCTCTCGACTGAACTGGTATTGGAACTCACCATAGGAAGTGGCCGTCAGGATGGTCAGCTGGCGGCGCACGGCTCCGCCGCCGACAAAAACTGGCGGACGAAACCTCGCCTACGCGGAAGACACAGAAGGGGAGCTCGACGACGAGGATGCTCGTTCGGATGGCTCCACGGATGGGTCACGAAGATGGTCGTAGTCGATCTCGAGGCCAGCGATTCCCTCGACTGCGGCGGTCGCGACGTTCCCGGTGAGGCAGTTCTCGACAGTCGCGTAGCCGTGGAGCCGAGCCCACTCACAGGCGTCGGCGATGAGTCCCCGAAGCACGTTCACCGGGTAAGCGAGGGCGTCGGTCTGGACGCTCGCAGTGGACAGCGTGACGGCTTCGGTGTTGTCCCGGGTGTTCTGCTCCCCGGAGTGGTCTCGAAGGCAGAGTACGGCAACCAGGGAGTCTTCTGGCGTCCGGTAGGCGAAGCACGCGACGAGCGGTGCGGTGTCGTCAGATTCGCCACAGTCGTACTCATCGAGGAACGCCTGGGCGTCGGTGGTGAGGGTGGTTTCTCGACGAGCCGGGTGCTCCTCGCGGGTCTGGACAAGTTCACCCTGGGCGACCGTGCGGGGAGAGGCACATGCGGGTCTGACTGGTGTGTTCTGGTCGGTGAGGCG
Protein-coding regions in this window:
- a CDS encoding DUF6610 family protein codes for the protein MVSSNTSSVESIGHGQLDLSTYLSPATLDTLEDRHQASGGEHSDHRSEIEADSNTEREREEDALPIEVARRAEYIGFLHRAPFATEAYALGFVTGAREDCRIQDSHLRNVDVPILMLDNDFNRPDLDRYLTRFREVEPEIGVVGDARTPEEAHTFVDAARELKSDYPDATIIIVPKCREAIDIVANADIPGESLVLGYAMGRSNIKAWHFSDIANWRGHRVHLLGASPTKQWRVIQELTQPNLTADPPADIIGLDWNGPQGIAYKGESWSRDGWQDADFLTIRGTVRRSLREMRAFWEERGVWPAEGKTPIERLEPAVKEPDDPIWVANGGDLSDPDPLGSPDEWAELVDYEDEDGHYPIEQAIIVTYEDGRTFAYRTQTERNYVEYHEGLWDEVVDERP